The genomic segment AGATTGGCCGCTAAAAGGCTATGATTTGGTGCTAATTAGCAGGCGTACTTACGAAAAACTAACCGAACAATCGCCTGAATGGGTAGCAAAGTGTCCTAACATTTTGATCATCAGGTCTGTAAACTAAACAAACGACATGAAAAAAGCGCGCAGTTATTTGCATCGTATTTGTTGCTTTTTCTAATTTTGCGCCCTTACTTCTTGTTACTTACAAACAAACTATCTGTTAATCAACTGCTTGCATGTAAGTTTCCTGTATTAGCTTAGGGAAATTGTACTTACGTGCCTATGGGCCAAGAAACTATTTACTATGTCGTTATTGTTACCACTATAAAACATTTGCAAGCCAATGCGTCAGTTAAAAATCACAAACACCATTACCGACCGTCGCGAAAGCGCTACCCTCGAGAAGTACTTCACAGAAATCAGCCGTATTGAGATGCTGACCGTGGACGAGGAGGTAGAACTTGCGCGTCGCATTAAGCAGGGCGACAAAGCCGCATTAGACAAGCTGACCAAAGCCAACCTCCGATTTGTAGTATCGGTGGCCAAGCAATATCAGAATGGGCATATGCCTTTGAATGACCTGATTAATGAAGGTAATTTAGGTCTGATTAAGGCTGCCCAAAAGTTTGATGAAACTCGTGGCTTTAAGTTTATTTCCTATGCAGTTTGGTGGATTCGTCAGTCCATTATGCAGGCAATTGCCGAAAACGGTCGTATCGTACGCTTGCCGGCCAATAAAACCAACGCATTAAACAAATTGAAAACAGCCACCGGCGAGTGGGAACAGCAATATGAGCGCGAGCCAACTCCCGAGGAATTGGCAGAAATCCTTGAAATGGATTTGAAAGAAATCAAAGGCATTATGACAACTTCGGTTCGTCAAGTGTCTGTGGATGCGCCTTTTGACAACGAGGACGGCGGCACACTGCTGGACGTTATGTCGGACGACAGCACCGAAAGCACCGACAAAAACGTTGAGTACAACGAATCGCTCAGCATTGAAACCGAACGTGCGTTGTCTATTTTGAGCGAGCGCGAGCGCAAAATCTTGAAGTTATTCTTCGGTATTGGTATTGAGTCGCCCATGACTTTAGACCAAATCGGCGAAATTATGGGTACTACCCGCGAACGTGTTCGCCAAATCAAGGAAAAGGCTTTGAAGAAAATGCGTGCTTCTTCTAAAGCCGGACAACTGGCTGAATATCTGGGATAATTCGCCCGATACGGCTAAGATGATTCTCTTTATGCATCAAAGGCTGTCTTTTGCAGGCAGCCTTTGATGTTTTTATGGGTTTATCCCTTGTTTCCTTCCCGCTTGGCACTCAGGTAGGCATTGCCCAAATTGAAAAATCCGAAATTATTGCGGTAGGCTTTTACGATGTGTCGCACGTAGCGGTCATAGTAGGCCGCAAATGCCAGCGACATTTTCGCTTTTATCTCTGCGTCTTCTTCAAAAATGGCCAAGATATTCACCTGTGCCAGCACCCACAATTCGCACACCTCTGAGGCGGCAATTGCGTTGAAATTGCGTCGTGCTCCTTCCAAAATAGCATTGTCGCCAAAGGTATCGCCGCGGGTGAGCGTAATGAGTTCCTCAAAGTTATCTTCTACATCTAAGTTGAGCTTTACCTCCCCTGACTTGATGATGTACAGTGCCTGACTGGGGTCGCCGCGAAAGAAAATGGCCTCATTTTGCAAATAGCGGCGCGGATGCAAATGCGGAAGGAACAACGCCAACTCGTCATCGGTCAGGTTGCGGAATATATCGCTGCGACGCAAAAAGCGAAACATGACTTTTTCGCGCGGAGAATACGATTTCTGGTCAAAAAAGCGAAACATGCCGAAAGCTATCAATTATTTCATGCTTGTACAATTTTACTGCCTTTTCGCTCTTTAATGACCTCAATTTTGGCGGGAATCCGCTCTTTGAGTTCACTTACGTGCGAAATAATGCCGACAAGTCGTTGGCTGCCTTCCAGTTCGGCAAGGGTTCGGATGGCTAAATCCAGCGTTTCGCTGTCCAGCGTACCAAAGCCCTCGTCTATGAACATGGACTCTAAGGCAATGCCGCCGCTTTGCGAAGTAATCACATCCGTGAGCCCCAGTGCCAGCGCCAGCGAAGTAAAGAAAGTTTCTCCGCCGGAGAGGTTCTCAACGGGGCGCGTGGTGCCGGAGTATTGGTCAAAGACTGCCAGTCGCATCCCATCTTTGCCGCGCCCAACGGTTTCATCGTTCAGCAAGGTATAGCGCCCGCCCGAAAGTTGTTCCAATCGCAAATTGGCTTTGGCAAGTACTTCGTTAAAATAGAAACGAAGGACGAAGTGTTGCAGGCGAAGTTTATCCGCATTGTCGCCCGAGGCAAGTGCAAAAAGCTCCCGCAAAGGCTTAACAACGGCTTCTTTGTCGGTAATTTGTTGTCGCAGGGCGGTCAGTTGCTGTTGTAAATCCTGCAAACGCTTGATATTGTTGCCAATTTCGCCCGACTTGCTCTGATAATTGCGCAGCGTTTGGGCAGCGGCTTGGGCTTTCTGCGCAGTGGTATCCAAGTCGGGTTTTTGCTTTCCTGCTACTTTTTTTTGAGCTTCGTTGAACGTTGTTTGCAGGGTCAGTTCCGTTTTTTCCCAATCTTCAATCTTTTGGGCAAGGTCTTTTAATGTCTCTTCGGAAAACTCTTTGACCCAAGCCACAACCTCATTCATGGCGGTAAATCCTTTGGCCAAGCAAGCCTGCTTGGTTCGTTCGCGCAGTTCGTTGAGCTGCTGCTCTTGCTCATTCAGTGCTGTTTGCTGTTGTTCGGCCGTGGTTTGCAGGCGTGCGTATGTTTCGCGGGCTTCATTGAGTGCCTTTTCTAAGGTCTGCTGCTTTTTTTCCCATTGCGCATATTGGTTAGCCGATGCAGCAACCTGTTTTTCTGCGGTTGCCGCATCGGGGATGCCCGCAGGAAGCCGCTCTGTAACGGCCTGCCAATTGCTTTGCAAACCACTCAAAGCAAGCTCATGCTTACGCACCTCTTCTTCCGCAGCTTTTGCTTGTGCTGTTTTATCTTGCTGCTGCTGTTTGAGTTGCTCGGTTGCTTGTTGCAATGCTTGCCACTGCTTTTGCGCCGCTTCGGCATTTTTGCGCTGTCGGGCGGCCTGTTGCCACTGCTGCTCCAACGCTTCCTGCGAAGGGATGCCGTCGGTAAAACTTGCTGCCAATATTTGGCAAGTGTTCTCCTGCATTGCCTGCTCGTTCTTTGCGTCTTGGTAAGCATTTCGTGCCTCCTGTTCGGCTTTTTCGGCCTTTTCTTTGGCTTGGTGGGCTTTTTCTAATTCAATATCATCCACACGCTTATCGGCAGGTTGCGCAGGATTCGGGTGCTCGGTTGCACCGCAAACGGGGCAGGGCTGTGCCGGTTGCAGCGTTTCTGCCAATAAGGCTGCCTGACTGCTGCGCCACAATCGCTCGGTTTCGCGGTAGTGTTGATGGGCTTTTTCTGCCGCTTTTGCCGCCAAGTCATACTGCGCCGCCATCTTGGCAGTAACTTTTGCGGCTTCCTCTGCTGCAGCCTGCGCTGCCGTCAATTTCTGCAAAGTCTCCCGAAGTGCGTTCAGGTCTTTTTCTTCGCGCTCGTACAATGCCAATTGTCGGGCGGTTTCGTGCAGTTGGCTCAGTTGCTTATCATTGGCAGCAATTTTTTCCTCTATGTTTGCAATTTCTTTTTGCAACGCATGTAAATTGTCCGATTGGGTAGCCAATTGTTGCTGCGTTGCCGCAATTTGTTGCCGCAATTCCGCAGCTTTGGCAAAATCGGGCAACTTCTCTCGCAGGCTTTGTGCGGCTTCCCGCGCCTGTTCGGCAGCATTTTTTTGCTCGGCATGATTAACCAAATCCTGCTCGGTTTGCTGCAAGCGCTTCTGTTCTTGCTGTTTTTTCTCTATGGTTTTTTGCTGTGCTTGCTGCTTTTCATCTATGCTGTGTTTCAATTCAAAGCCACGGTCAAACAGCGGCTTTAAATCGCGTACATTTTCCAAACGGGCTTTTTGCTGCTTCAACTGCTCGTAGGCTTCTCGGCTTGCCAAATGCGCATGGAGTTGCTGCCGTATTTTTTCAAAATGCTGGAAATCATCGTTTAAAGCACGTTCGGTAACTAACTGCTGCTGTGCTGCATTATTGGCTGCCTCCAATTCCTGCAAATAGTCGGCAAGTTTTTGCGCCTCTTCGTGCAAACTTTGCAGACGGTTTTCTATGCTCTCGCCTTCAGACAATTGCCCATTGGCAAGCAATGTTTTCTCGGCGGTTTGCAGGTTTTGGAGCTCCCCTGATGCAGTGTTCAATCGCTCTTGCAGGCGCTTCTGAAACTCTGTAAACCGCTCGGTGCGAAAAATTGCACTCAGAATTTTAGCCTTATCATCGCCGTTTGCCCGCAAAAAACGCTGAAATGCGCCCTGTGGCAGCACCACAATCTGCAAAAACTGCTCTTTGGTAAAGTGTAAAATGTTGCTGACCTCGTTTTTAATCTCGTCTTTCTTGGTCAGTATTTTTTCATCGGGCAACGGGTTGCCGTTTTCATCGGAGCGATAGAATTGGCGGTCGTCATCAAAGCCTTCGCTGCGCTTTTTCTTTCGTTTTTCGTAATACGCTACGTAGAAATTACCGCGCTGCCTGAAACAAAACTTTACGATAGTAGGCTGATTATCAGCGGCAAAGTCCGAGCGCATTTGCTGGTGGTCGCGGTCGCCGGTGGTATCGCCAAACAGCGCACAACTCATGGCATCAAAGATGGTGGTTTTGCCTGCACCCGTCGGGCCGTGCAAAAGGAACAGGTTGTTGCCCGAAAACTTGCCGAAATCAATGCGCTGATGCTCTATGTATGGGCCGAATGCCTGTATTTCAAGAAAGTGCGGTCTCATGCTTTGGGTTGAATTTCGCGGATAATTTGGGTGATAATTTCTTCGTGTGCCATGTCCAAAGCGGGTAAATAGTGCAGAAAAAATTCGCGGGCTATCTCCCTGTCATCCATTTTGGAGAGTTGTTCGGTGGAAAGGCAGCGTTCCGATGTGTTGCGGTAAGCGTTGGGTTGCCGCAGCTCGAGCGCATAGGTATATTGCCGCCGCACAATTTCCATGGCATTAATAACGGGTTCTTCGTTGAGCAGTGTTACTTCCAGCAAGTCATCCTGACGAACAGACGACTGATTATCAACCAATTGAAATACTCCATCGCGTACGTAGCCCTTAACGCGGCGGATGTCCTGTTTGTGCGCAATCGGAATTTTTTCGGTTTGCACATTGCCTTCCCCGTCCATTT from the Rhodoflexus caldus genome contains:
- a CDS encoding cyclic nucleotide-binding domain-containing protein is translated as MFRFFDQKSYSPREKVMFRFLRRSDIFRNLTDDELALFLPHLHPRRYLQNEAIFFRGDPSQALYIIKSGEVKLNLDVEDNFEELITLTRGDTFGDNAILEGARRNFNAIAASEVCELWVLAQVNILAIFEEDAEIKAKMSLAFAAYYDRYVRHIVKAYRNNFGFFNLGNAYLSAKREGNKG
- a CDS encoding AAA family ATPase translates to MRPHFLEIQAFGPYIEHQRIDFGKFSGNNLFLLHGPTGAGKTTIFDAMSCALFGDTTGDRDHQQMRSDFAADNQPTIVKFCFRQRGNFYVAYYEKRKKKRSEGFDDDRQFYRSDENGNPLPDEKILTKKDEIKNEVSNILHFTKEQFLQIVVLPQGAFQRFLRANGDDKAKILSAIFRTERFTEFQKRLQERLNTASGELQNLQTAEKTLLANGQLSEGESIENRLQSLHEEAQKLADYLQELEAANNAAQQQLVTERALNDDFQHFEKIRQQLHAHLASREAYEQLKQQKARLENVRDLKPLFDRGFELKHSIDEKQQAQQKTIEKKQQEQKRLQQTEQDLVNHAEQKNAAEQAREAAQSLREKLPDFAKAAELRQQIAATQQQLATQSDNLHALQKEIANIEEKIAANDKQLSQLHETARQLALYEREEKDLNALRETLQKLTAAQAAAEEAAKVTAKMAAQYDLAAKAAEKAHQHYRETERLWRSSQAALLAETLQPAQPCPVCGATEHPNPAQPADKRVDDIELEKAHQAKEKAEKAEQEARNAYQDAKNEQAMQENTCQILAASFTDGIPSQEALEQQWQQAARQRKNAEAAQKQWQALQQATEQLKQQQQDKTAQAKAAEEEVRKHELALSGLQSNWQAVTERLPAGIPDAATAEKQVAASANQYAQWEKKQQTLEKALNEARETYARLQTTAEQQQTALNEQEQQLNELRERTKQACLAKGFTAMNEVVAWVKEFSEETLKDLAQKIEDWEKTELTLQTTFNEAQKKVAGKQKPDLDTTAQKAQAAAQTLRNYQSKSGEIGNNIKRLQDLQQQLTALRQQITDKEAVVKPLRELFALASGDNADKLRLQHFVLRFYFNEVLAKANLRLEQLSGGRYTLLNDETVGRGKDGMRLAVFDQYSGTTRPVENLSGGETFFTSLALALGLTDVITSQSGGIALESMFIDEGFGTLDSETLDLAIRTLAELEGSQRLVGIISHVSELKERIPAKIEVIKERKGSKIVQA
- a CDS encoding sigma-70 family RNA polymerase sigma factor, producing MRQLKITNTITDRRESATLEKYFTEISRIEMLTVDEEVELARRIKQGDKAALDKLTKANLRFVVSVAKQYQNGHMPLNDLINEGNLGLIKAAQKFDETRGFKFISYAVWWIRQSIMQAIAENGRIVRLPANKTNALNKLKTATGEWEQQYEREPTPEELAEILEMDLKEIKGIMTTSVRQVSVDAPFDNEDGGTLLDVMSDDSTESTDKNVEYNESLSIETERALSILSERERKILKLFFGIGIESPMTLDQIGEIMGTTRERVRQIKEKALKKMRASSKAGQLAEYLG